A single region of the Garra rufa chromosome 20, GarRuf1.0, whole genome shotgun sequence genome encodes:
- the cyp27b1 gene encoding 25-hydroxyvitamin D-1 alpha hydroxylase, mitochondrial codes for MSRRKVCDINTGSRAGRAAASVRAHCMNLLRRMLPQALKMSCRSAFPLLRCADRWVDVMPAPESRQVKTLEQMPGPSAAGFIWDLFFRRGLSRLHQLQLEGRKKYGPMWKASFGPILTVHVAEPELIEQVLRQEGQHPMRSDLSSWKDYRKLRGEGYGLLTAEGEEWQSVRSLLGKHMLRPKAVEAYDGTLNSVVTDLIQKLKLRTQQNSGSLITDISAEFYRFGLEGISSVLFESRIGCLDPVVPVETERFIQSINTMFVMTLLTMAMPQRLHRLLPKPWETFCGCWDYMFQFAKGHIEQRLEEERQKMARGERLEGRYLTYFLSQAGVPLKSVYSNVTELLLAGVDTISSTLSWSLYELSRHPDVQTALREEVLSVLKGRSVPEARDVAAMPLMKAVMKEILRLYPVIPANARVIPDKDITVGGYLIPRNTLITLCHYATSRDPKQFNDPDAFIPQRWLSRSEGSHPYASVPFGVGKRSCIGRRIAELEVYLALSRILLHFNVEPAEDSNPVHPMTRTLLVPERQINLRFIER; via the exons ATGAGCCGAAGAAAGGTGTGCGATATAAACACCGGCTCGCGTGCAGGAAGAGCTGCAGCGTCCGTTCGTGCGCACTGTATGAACTTATTGAGAAGGATGTTGCCTCAGGCTCTGAAGATGTCCTGCAGGAGCGCGTTTCCGCTGCTCAGGTGCGCGGACCGCTGGGTTGACGTCATGCCCGCGCCTGAGTCACGGCAGGTGAAGACGCTTGAGCAGATGCCCGGACCTTCAGCCGCGGGCTTCATCTGGGATCTGTTCTTCAGACGCGGACTGTCTCGCCTCCATCAGCTGCAG CTGGAGGGCAGGAAGAAGTATGGCCCCATGTGGAAGGCCAGCTTCGGGCCCATCCTGACAGTCCATGTGGCTGAACCGGAGCTGATCGAGCAGGTGCTGAGACAGGAAGGCCAGCACCCTATGCGCTCGGACCTCTCATCCTGGAAGGATTACCGCAAGCTCCGCGGAGAAGGATACGGACTCCTGACTGC tgAAGGGGAGGAGTGGCAGAGCGTGCGCAGTCTGCTGGGGAAGCACATGCTGCGACCTAAAGCTGTGGAGGCGTATGACGGCACTCTCAACTCTGTAGTGACTGACCTCATCCAAAAACTCAAGCTACGCACGCAGCAGAACTCCGGCAGCCTCATCACTGACATCTCTGCTGAGTTCTACCGCTTCGGTTTGGAAG GAATCTCCTCTGTGCTATTTGAGTCCAGAATCGGCTGTCTCGATCCGGTTGTTCCTGTGGAGACGGAGCGCTTCATCCAGTCCATCAACACCATGTTCGTTATGACTCTTCTCACTATGGCTATGCCTCAGAGGCTCCACCGGCTCCTTCCAAAACCCTGGGAGACCTTCTGCGGCTGCTGGGACTACATGTTTCAATTCG CTAAAGGCCACATCGAGCAGCGTCTTGAGGAGGAGAGGCAGAAGATGGCAAGAGGAGAACGTTTGGAGGGACGATACCTCACATACTTCCTATCTCAGGCTGGAGTTCCTCTGAAATCTGTGTACAGCAACGTGACCGAGCTGCTGCTCGCTGGCGTCGACACG ATCTCCAGCACGTTGTCTTGGTCGCTGTATGAACTCTCTCGGCATCCTGACGTCCAAACCGCGCTGCGGGAGGAGGTTCTGAGCGTGCTAAAGGGCCGGAGCGTCCCGGAGGCACGTGATGTGGCTGCCATGCCGCTTATGAAGGCCGTGATGAAGGAAATCCTCAG GCTCTATCCTGTAATACCAGCCAACGCTAGAGTCATCCCAGACAAAGATATTACAGTAGGAGGATATCTGATCCCTAGAAAT ACTCTGATCACGCTGTGCCACTACGCCACATCCCGTGACCCTAAACAGTTCAACGATCCGGATGCGTTTATCCCGCAACGCTGGCTGAGTCGCTCCGAGGGCAGCCACCCATACGCCTCTGTGCCTTTTGGAGTGGGCAAACGCAGCTGCATTGGCCGACGCATCGCTGAACTGGAGGTCTACCTGGCGCTTTCTAGG ATTTTATTGCACTTCAACGTGGAGCCAGCAGAAGACAGCAATCCAGTCCATCCGATGACCAGAACTCTTTTGGTCCCAGAGAGACAGATCAACCTTCGTTTCATCGAGCGCTGA
- the LOC141294248 gene encoding EEF1A lysine methyltransferase 3-like, translated as MIGDAEHIFPAEDGLFEETFSTDSTYRVHGLNITIHQDYSANLGVAASVWDSALHLCQFFESMSLDLSGMRIIELGGGTGLVGIVAARLGAHVTITDLPSAISQIERNIAVNTPLSGWPSDAPVVSALSWGLDHCQFSSSWDFVLGADIVYQPETFPLLLDTLVHLCRDGAVVYLASTMRREHGAQDFYDSVLPQIFKVELVQRDAESNVNIYKATLR; from the exons ATGATCGGAGACGCCGAGCACATTTTTCCAGCAGAAGATGGTTTATTTGAGGAGACGTTCAGCACAGACAGCACATACAGAGTTCACGGACTGAACATCACGATCCATCAGGATTACAGCGCGAACCTCGGCGTCGCTGCGTCAGTCTGGGACTCC GCTCTGCATTTATGTCAGTTCTTTGAGAGCATGTCTCTGGATCTCAGTGGGATGCGGATCATAGAGTTGGGCGGAGGAACGGGTCTTGTTGGCATAGTGGCTGCACGATTAG GAGCCCATGTGACCATCACAGACTTACCTTCTGCCATTTCGCAGATAGAGAGGAATATTGCAGTGAACACCCCTCTCTCGGGATGGCCCTCAGATGCCCCCGTTGTATCAGCGCTTTCATGGGGCCTCGATCATTGCCAGTTCTCCTCCAGCTGGGACTTTGTGCTGGGGGCTGATATCGTCTACCAGCCTGAAACCTTCCCTCTTCTTTTGGACACACTGGTTCATTTGTGCAGGGATGGTGCTGTTGTCTACCTGGCATCAACGATGCGGAGAGAACACGGCGCTCAGGACTTCTATGACTCTGTGTTACCACAGATATTCAAAGTGGAGCTTGTGCAAAGAGATGCTGAGAGCAATGTCAATATTTATAAGGCCACTTTGAGATGA
- the LOC141294009 gene encoding uncharacterized protein, producing MNFLTCGEKYPLYAKYNTFPGWHSSNIYQRKPSTATCLQHLSEYNGSTGEPKTWMASRTRASRDIYDFNKQTEISSPTNFPSQSRLSHRELTDYFCEVRNLVPTERQRSDKGRYTERDIYTQHKGWESTWPIKYRGMRENFRTNIHNELQAYVDCYHHTLSKKTPSLEVEELRSSKCASDMEKVLGCGHWDLSAETNEQFQPTALTSQKKDKTDLSKREGEHQLKWRPWDLRNTESVFPVGSFRKLPSYMGPPAYTSPKDGDKLSGIAKVHAESSIEHFEGRKINFTDSTETHHDPSSNYGYYLQKNNQNTESYRSDIMSRQHSLKALNTSSIMQYTTISTKPSSPQAELQYRESSHMTFPDITRTMRAKLPRRKGGETVFCLVSRMGEMSGLSSSPEEPFKSHVLPLLTDCKPEDKKITTEQTNSPQCNDDSRPNQDAYLKKDKAVMQLDESLMSGEYGHTPIDQRFSFIQDLGNVIKPDENKEKLQCHVQGNESNCLDQELPMQTDGHEKPIVEKFPLWKEPKYQHHSTGITEQRNKQSHGINEESKVTNTEDSKNSTNDQQQSLLAIDATCIVVKVELVLLPEKEHVQYVCLTEEDPFPSTREGTDVQKQHDSDISSQETPESNTLDERVERVQSILGIPHEYPRTSIQTHTSISEEHDSFCGSHIVDLVKEFEESPSAAATVDDRQLHENKLMVGHNLSGTTLENKEVLEEMLNIMKVEDQITLEEPEDVLEDFHLEAKSTLEDSGIQTEKTEKSTEQGDGPTLDGSVAKTHQKDISKDLTKHSSTEDNLSDETDDKQVLVLDCSTPLLRKSAENYIREFEDGIHKVVLPSTVGSSTLRRSSSSPHLSFTSASNSLDGSNVVSYIENEPLLLPSFTDTETTQDSCSPSVQSSYTSSVPFPSLTPVPDGTSDVLLCTLSPPEHKQKIQHPKSLWDAVSRIRKHTAPDSETEEEEMVEFGEHNESVDVDLLHQRLNKEEDQSVCGVEVP from the coding sequence ATATCAGCGTAAGCCTTCTACAGCCACTTGTCTGCAGCACCTGTCGGAGTACAATGGCTCAACTGGTGAGCCAAAAACTTGGATGGCATCAAGAACCAGAGCTAGTCGGGATATTTATGACTTTAACAAGCAGACAGAGATATCATCACCCACAAATTTCCCTTCACAAAGCAGGTTATCTCACAGAGAATTAACTGACTACTTCTGTGAAGTGAGAAATCTTGTACCAACAGAAAGACAGAGATCAGATAAGGGGAGGTATACAGAAAGAGACATATATACACAGCACAAAGGGTGGGAAAGCACATGGCCAATAAAATACAGAGGAATGAGAGAAAACTTTAGAACAAACATTCACAATGAGCTACAAGCCTATGTCGATTGCTACCATCATACACTTTCCAAAAAAACACCTAGTTTGGAGGTTGAGGAGTTGAGATCATCTAAGTGTGCTTCAGACATGGAAAAAGTGTTGGGATGTGGCCATTGGGATCTTAGTGCAGAGACCAATGAACAATTCCAGCCAACTGCTTTAACATCacagaaaaaagacaaaactgaCCTCAGCAAAAGAGAAGGGGAACATCAGCTGAAATGGAGGCCTTGGGATTTGAGAAATACAGAAAGTGTTTTCCCAGTAGGATCATTTAGAAAGCTTCCATCATACATGGGACCACCAGCATACACCTCCCCGAAGGATGGTGACAAGCTATCAGGAATAGCGAAAGTTCATGCAGAGTCAAGTATAGAGCACTTTGAGGGCAGAAAAATAAACTTTACAGATTCAACAGAAACACATCATGATCCTTCATCAAACTATGgatattatttacaaaaaaataaccaGAACACAGAGAGTTATCGCAGTGATATCATGAGTAGACAACACAGTCTGAAAGCCTTAAATACTTCCTCTATCATGCAGTACACAACAATAAGCACAAAACCTTCTTCCCCACAAGCAGAGCTTCAGTACCGAGAGTCTTCACACATGACCTTTCCTGATATTACTCGGACAATGCGGGCTAAACTTCCAAGGAGAAAAGGTGGCGagactgttttttgtttagtctcTCGTATGGGAGAGATGTCAGGCTTGTCCAGTTCTCCAGAGGAGCCATTTAAATCCCACGTCTTACCTCTGTTAACTGATTGCAAACCTGAAGACAAGAAAATTACCACTGAGCAGACAAATTCACCTCAGTGCAATGATGACAGCAGACCAAATCAGGATGCATATTTGAAGAAGGACAAAGCTGTGATGCAGCTCGACGAATCCTTGATGTCTGGAGAGTATGGGCATACACCCATAGATCAAAGATTCAGTTTTATCCAGGATCTGGGTAATGTAATAAAACCagatgaaaataaagaaaagttACAATGCCATGTCCAAGGGAATGAGTCAAACTGTTTAGACCAGGAGTTACCTATGCAGACAGATGGACATGAGAAACCAATCGTAGAGAAATTCCCATTGTGGAAAGAGCCAAAATATCAGCATCACTCAACAGGTATAACAGAGCAAAGAAACAAGCAAAGTCATGGGATCAATGAGGAGTCCAAAGTTACTAACACAGAGGATAGCAAAAACTCAACAAATGACCAACAGCAGAGTCTTCTGGCCATTGATGCAACATGCATTGTTGTCAAGGTTGAGCTTGTACTTCTTCCAGAGAAGGAACATGTCCAGTATGTGTGTTTGACAGAGGAGGATCCTTTTCCAAGTACTAGAGAGGGGACTGATGTGCAGAAGCAACACGACAGTGACATCTCAAGCCAGGAGACTCCTGAAAGCAATACTTTGGACGAGCGAGTCGAGAGAGTACAAAGTATTCTTGGAATACCACATGAGTATCCCAGGACAAGCATACAGACACACACAAGCATTTCAGAAGAACATGACAGTTTCTGTGGGAGTCACATAGTGGATCTAGTAAAAGAGTTTGAGGAATCGCCATCAGCAGCTGCAACTGTTGATGACAGGCAATTGCATGAAAATAAACTGATGGTGGGACATAACCTGAGTGGGACAACACTGGAGAATAAGGAAGTTTTGGAGGAAATGCTTAACATAATGAAAGTGGAAGACCAAATAACTTTAGAAGAACCTGAAGATGTGCTTGAAGACTTCCATCTTGAAGCAAAATCCACACTGGAAGATTCTGGGATCCAAACTGAAAAGACTGAAAAATCCACAGAACAAGGAGATGGACCAACACTGGATGGCAGTGTGGCTAAGACCCATCAAAAAGATATTTCAAAGGACCTTACCAAGCATAGTTCAACAGAAGACAACCTCTCAGATGAAACAGATGACAAGCAAGTACTTGTTTTGGACTGCTCTACACCTCTCCTTAGGAAAAGTGCAGAAAATTACATCAGAGAATTTGAAGATGGCATACACAAAGTTGTTTTACCTTCCACTGTGGGTTCCAGTACTCTTAGAAGATCAAGCTCTTCACCTCATTTGTCATTTACTTCTGCTTCCAACTCCTTGGATGGATCAAATGTGGTTTCCTACATAGAGAATGAACCGCTGTTGCTTCCATCTTTTACTGATACAGAAACCACCCAGGACTCTTGTTCTCCCAGTGTTCAGTCAAGCTATACATCTTCAGTCCCCTTTCCTTCTTTAACTCCAGTTCCAGATGGCACTTCTGATGTTTTACTGTGTACTTTGTCGCCGCCTgaacacaaacaaaaaatacaacaTCCCAAGTCTCTGTGGGACGCGGTAAGTCGTATACGCAAACACACTGCTCCTGACTCTGAGACTGAGGAAGAGGAGATGGTTGAGTTTGGGGAACATAATGAAAGTGTAGACGTTGACTTGCTTCATCAGAGATTGAATAAAGAAGAGGACCAGTCGGTATGTGGTGTCGAAGTGCCGTGA